Genomic DNA from Gimesia aquarii:
TTCCAATTGCGGGTGCCCCGCGAACTCGAAGCTTTTTAATTGCTTCCCAAACGGTCTCAACGGTGCGGCATTCAATCTCTCGAAACTCAGTCGGGAGTAAGGTCTGGTCGATCATCTGAAGATATCCATCTGTTCCACCGATCCAGCGCAGTGTTGCAACCTCTGCCCGTGTTTCATTTTCAAATTTCATAACCGTTCATCTTCCTTGTGATGCAAATCCTAAAACTAAATTTGATGTCATATGCTGATTTTAATCAAAATCAGTTCAAACAAAAAACCCACTGCTTTCACTCTGTTTTCCATTGATTCTGGTAATCTCACTTTGGTATGCTCAAGTTGACACGCCTTCTTTAAGATCCCTAAATATCACAGGGTTTCCTACCTGAGTCACTTTCAATAGCTGAATATCAAGGAATCAATGCCATGTTTCAATTATCTGTTAAGAGTTTCACTACACTTTGTTTGTTTATGAGTGCCTGTTTCTGTGTCACTCAGACCGCTGATCTGATTGCTGAAGAGCATTGTGATAGCGATTTTGTAAGTATCTTCAATGGGAAATCATTAGATGGCTGGCAAGGTGCCACCAATGGTTATTACGCCAAAGACGGTATGCTCATCAGTAAAAAGGAAAGTGGTGGTAATTTATTTACCAACAAAGAATACAAAAATTTTATTCTACGATTTGATTTCAAACTGGAACCCGGAGCCAATAATGGGATTGGCTATCACGTTCCTCTCAAACCCAAAACCAGCCCCGCCTACGCAGGCAAGGAAATTCAAATCCTCGACGATACTGCGGAGAAATATGCCAAGCTGCAAAACTATCAGTATCATGGCTCATTATATGGAACCGCACCAGCGAAGCGAGGGCACCTCAAACCAGTGGGTGAATGGAATTCCCAGGAAATTATGGTTGATGGAAATAAGCTCAAAGTGACTTTGAACGGAACGACCATTGTCGATTTCGATATGACTGATGCTAAGAAAAACGGTACGATTGATGGCAAGGAGCACCCCGGTTTGAAACGGGATTCAGGACATATTTGTCTGTGTGGTCATGGTGCCAAAATTGAGTTCAAAAACATGCGTATCAAAGAGCTTCCCTAGTTTGCTCGCATTATTCTAATTAGATATAGAAACAGGATTGGTACTAATGAATTCTGAAAAGAAAGAGTCTTTGTCTGAAGTGACTCGTCGAAGTTTTCTCCAGGCTGGTAGCACCGCCGCTGCCGGTCTGGCTTGGACAGCACAAAGTTATGGAAGTATTCTTGGTGCCAATGACCGGATTCGCATCGGTTTCCTTGGCGCTGGAGGAATGGCGAATGCCCACATGAATACGTTCAATGCGATTCGCGAAAAGAACAATCTGGAAGCAATCGCAGTCGCTGACTGCTGGAAAAAGCGCGCTGAGGAAGGCAAGGAAAAAACGGGAGCTAAACACGCTTTTTCTGATTATCAAAAAGTTTTGGAAATCAAAGACATCGACTATGTCACGATTGCGACTCCAGAACATTGGCACGCGCAGATGACAATTGATGCTTTGGATTCTGGTAAAGCCGTCTATTGTGAAAAACCAATGACACACAGTATTCCAGAAGCGCAGGCGGTCATCAAAAAACAAAAAGCGACTAAGCTCCCGATTCAAGTCGGCGTGCAAGGCATGTCCGATGATTCCTACAGTTCTGCCGCGAAAGCAATCGAACAAGGCGTTATTGGCCAGGTCGTTCAAGCGCAGATCGAGTACGTTCGGCGTTATGGATCACAGGGACCGTGGCGTCGTCCCGGTCTGAAGGATGATGAACCGAAGCCTGCCGATTTGAACTGGAATGCCTGGCTCGGAAAGGCTCCGAAAACAGACTGGAATCCCCATCATTATTATGAGTGGCGAAACTACTCTCAATATTCGGGCGGGATTTGTACTGACCTCTTCATCCACCGCATCACACGTATTATGAAAGCCTGTAATCTGCTTTATCCACGTCGTGTTGTGGGTATGGGAGGTATCTGGCAGTGGCGCGATGACCGCAACCTGCCGGACAACTTTGAAATGATTTGCGAGTACCCACGCGGTATGACGGTCTATGTTCTTGGGACGATGAGTAACCGTGTCGGCATCGATCACCTCATTCGTGGCTATCGTGGCACACTCTACTTCACTTCGTCCGGCTGGGTCGCTAAAGATAAAGATGGTAAGGTCCTGGCAGAGCATAAAAAATCCGGTGCAGAAGATACGAAGCTGCATCATACGAATCTGCAAAATCACTTACGCAACGGTGAAAAATTGAATTGTCCCAGTGAATTAGGGTTAGCAGGTGTTGTCGCTGTCAACATGGCAAATGAGTCCTGGAGATCCGGGCATATGATGGGCTGGGATACCAAAAATGAAAAAATGGTTCCCGCAAACACACTGAACCTCAGCCACTATCCCGAGAACGATTCCTGAGCAAACACATGTCAGTCTCGCCATGATTCCCATCCGAAATTGTGATTGACAAATTCAGGAACATTGAACTTCACGAAAACGACCTGTATTCAGGTCGTTTTTTTATTTCTTGACTTACTGCTGCCCCTCCTTAAACTGCGCGATTTGCGTCGCGCGCGTGGGAATGTTTTCTAAACAGTGAAAATGGTTGCCCCTGTTGATCTCAGCACTATCAAAAACCAGTTGTTTTTTCATTTTGTACAATGAACAAATTAAAGACGTTCAAAACCATCAGTCGTTTTTTTGCTGCTATCAAACCACATCACAAACATTTCGCGACATTTCAGGTTAGCATCATCTGTGTTTCATCTCGTATCGCGTGCCAATCAACGCTTGACTCATTCACGCCATTGAAGATGATCCCACATTGAAATCACTCAACGGTAAAACAACTCTGATACTTCAAATGGCTCATGCACGACTCAAGTCCCATTTTACTTGATCTTGAAGCGATCGATAGAGATGAAAATCCGTCATTAGTAAACGCGCATGAATCATTACTTCTCAGACTCCAATAAAGGCAAGCTTTCCCACACTCGTTTTAATTCTGGCACCGTTTCCGGGAGAATCGATAACAAATTCTGACGATCAGAAGACAAAAGCTCCGTGAACTCATTCGACCGGTCAATTCCCTTAAAAACCTGGTGCAGTCGCTCATACACGTGGGAACGAACCGGTAATGGTAAGGATTGAAACGCCGCAGAATAAATCATATAGCTACACGGAAACGCGAACAGTCGCTGCTGCAAGTCAAACTTTCTCAGGGACCGACCCTGTGAATCAAAAGGGCCGCGTCCGGTGAACTGACTCGCAAAAGCAGATGTGCCTTGAATCGGAAATTTGAGCTTTGCTTCACCCACGAACAACAGATGCTTAACAAGCTGTTCGGCATCTTGTTTCCAAACCGCATCCTCTTTCAGCTCTTCACCACGGTGCTTATCAATCTGCCACGCATAGTTCGTCCGAATCATAAAATTCTGGGCATCAATTTGATGTTCAAAGACCATCAGTGCCACGAGATCACTATGAGGAGCAGGATAAGCGGCCACATTTGTCAGTTTTGTCAGATCTTTAACATTCACACCGGTCTTGTTGACGACAGGTTTTTTGGGCCGCTTTGATGATGGCAGATGGAAATTTCCCATATGCGGTGTTTCGCCATGTGTTCCCGTCACATACCAGCCTCCCCAGCGTTTGGATAAGGGGCTGGAGTGGTCCGTTCGAAAGCTTCCCGCTGATAGAACCGGCAAACCTTCAGGATCAACAAACATCGATCGTACTAAAAGTCCGGGAACATTCTTTGTGCGTGTTGAAGAATGACAGGTCATACAGCGCGCCACCTGTCGCTGAAATTGAGGTTTTGCTGGAGTTTGTTCAAGTGTGTAAAACACCAGTCCCAGCTTTTCATCGGAAACCATCATCTCAATCAGCCCATCCTGAACATAGCCAACGTAGGCTTCATCATTAAAGTAAATAGAACGTGGCCGTTCCCTTCCGATTAAGGGACGTTGCATGCTGGTTTTCCCAAATGTCAACATCTGTGAAGAGACAGGAATTTTCAACTCCTTGAGTAACGGAAGCAGATACCCAAAATCGTCGGCAAACTTCCATGTCTTTCGGTTTGTATCCAGTTCTTTCTGTAGTTCGGTAATGACATTCTGAGGAGTCGCATCGCTGTAGTTGATCGGTGCCGCTTCAAAATCGAGGGGAGGAGCAGCCCACAACAGGCTGCTCCTGACACCAATAATAAAAGTCATCATCACAATGATTTTCAGGTGATCGCTCATTGAGAGTCTCCTTCTCTGGAACTGACCTTCACCGTTTTTTCCTGACGATCTACGGGAACCAGCTTCCGAATGCAATACAATTTGCTGCCCGTTCTCATCACCAAAGATCCATTCACGGCAGCATACCCGTATTGGACCGGGTCAGCAAAAATCAATCCGTTACGAGTCCGCGACCGTCCTCCAGAGTTTCGTTCAGATCGCTGTGTTGAGCGCGGCTTGCGAGCTGCTTCCTCACGCCGTTTAAGATCAGCGTCTCCGGCTGCAGTGGCACCGTCAAACAGTTCATTTTGAGCAAGTTCCTGAAACTCACGTCCCGCGGCGATCACCGTCGTTAAACCATCCTTACCAGGAAAATAGACACGATCACCGAGTCCGAATGGTGTTGCCCAGCAAGACTGCCGTAAACGTTTGATGTAAACCTGCTTGCCTGTGGCGACATCAAAACAATAAACAACACCGACTTTATTCACCCAGTACGCCAACCCCTGATGTACCATTGGCGAACCGAATGAAGGCATCGCATTATTCGTTTTCCAGAGTATCGTCTGTTGGTATTCCTCTCCCACCCGTTTCACCTGCATGGCGAAGTTCGATTTCTTGGCATCAGCCAGCCGCTCATCATGCATGCCAGGTGAGGCACTGATGAGAAACTTACCATCACCAAAAGAAATCGGCGTGCAGGCCCTGTTGCCGCCGACTTCTTCAAACATCCACAACTGCTTACCAGTTGTCGGGTCGTAACCATCAATGCTGCCACTTGAACTACAGACTATATGATCTGCCTGATTGACCTTTAATACTGTGGGCGATGCATAACTCTGTCGGCTGAAACGTTCGGTTTTCCATTTCGTTTTGCCAGTCTGTTTATCAACAGCCAGTAAATAGGAGGGTCCTTCGTGATCAATCAGCACAACAACTGTGTCTGCAGTCTGTGTCAGAGAAGCGGCCAGGCCGATCCGCACTTCAAATTCACCATAATCATCGGTCAGCGAGCGAGACCAGATTTTCTTGCCCGCATGATCCAGCGCCATCAGATTTCCGGTTTCAAAAAAAGCATAAATGTGCCTCGCATCAACGACGGGAGTCGGAGCGGAACGGCTTTGAAAATAGTTGGCACGCACCGGTTGTGAAGACGCCGTTTTAAAATCCCAGACCAACTTCCCTGTTGCAAGATCCAAGGCAACAACGTGACAGTCGTTTTTCATTGCTCCTTCAATCGAAGTCACAAAGACACGATCTCCCCAGATCACCGGACTCGACTGGCCTTTACCGGGAAACTCGGTCTGCCACGCAATATTTTCCTGGGGAGACCAGACGAGGGGTATGGATTCAGCGGCAATCGCGGTCGCTCCTGCCCCCTGAAAGGCGGGCCAGCGTTGTATTTTTGAATCTTCAAATGGTGTCTCTTCTGCTATGCAGAGTACACAAGTCAAACATACGATACCGGCAGACAGAATGGCCGTTTGCCAACCTGTCAGTTCCGGTTTAAATCGATTTCTATTCATCTCAGTTTCTCCTGGAAACATGGAATTTAAGATTAATTGGATTAAATTTTGAGTAGTACGTGTCATGTCATTAGCTAAAACTCACCAATCACTTCCCCACCATTTTTGGTGCCGAGTGCACGCCAGAGATTGAGATCGATATTGTTACTGACAAATCGCACCGAGGCATCACCCAGGCCGACATGCACACCCCCCACATGCATACTGCGTGCAGCAAACCATCCGTATCCATTACGATGCACGTCGGGAGTTTGAGGATTTGGCGTCATATATGTATTGAATGTCGTCATGTGTTCTCGCCCCCAGATCCAGGAACCACGTCCACGACCATCAAAGTTCCCGGCGGCGGCTGCTGCTGCGGCAATATCCGGATTATGTCCTGGCGCACTTGTGAAGCCTTCACCGGGAGCTCCCAATCCGCCACCTCGATATCGTGCCATTTGGCGTTGAGGGTCAGAGACAAGACCACTGCCGTCCAACTTGTTCCCCATCAGAGACTCTGAAAGGATCAATGTATTCGTTGAGCCGTCAGTCAGATCCCGAAATCGGCTGGCCGATCCCATAAAAAACATTCCATTCGTTTGTGCGCGGGTGTCGTAATTTGTATCTATTCCATCACCAGAACAGACCACATAATTCGTCCCGGCAAACTGAGCACTGCCTGTATTAGCATTTTGAAAAATGGGAGATTCTGGCTCACTCGGGCAAAGAAACAAAGGTAATACCTGACCCGCAACAGCAGTATGCACCGGGTTCAGGGACTGGCTACCCCCGGATCCCAACATCAGTGGAACTTCAAAATCGATCAAATTCTGTAAGTTCGCCTGATCAACAAAAGGGAGAATCCGCGCTTGAACGGAATAGCCATACGTGCTTGCTGAGGACAGCCCGGGAAACACAGTGTAGGCACTCTCATAATTATGAATCGCCAGGCCGATCTGTTTCAGATTATTCTTACACTGCGCACGTCGGGCCGCTTCCCGCGCCTGTTGCACGGCAGGTAACAGTAACGCAATCAAAATCGCAATGATGGCTATCACCACCAACAGTTCTATTAAAGTGAAGCCTCGGCTCCCACGCCGAGAACCTCTCATAGGGAATAACATTGTGTTCCTCGCAAATATCAAAGAGTGAAGTTCGTACGTTCCAACTGGCCGCGCACAATTTTTGCGCAGAACTGAACGAGAGCTTTTAAAAAGTAATCAGTAGTCTGACTCCGCGAGGTCGATGCGGCCGGTGGTAGCACGCTCACAGCAGGTCTTAACCCTTCTTTGTGGAGAACGAGCCGCGTCCCACCGTAAGCGTACTAGCACAAGCCGCACGCCAATCCGAGAGCCTGGTTCTCAGCGCGCAGCAGCGCACTGGAATTTAGAGCCCGGGCGAATTCAGGCAACAGAGGTGGAATTCACCATCAGGCGAGGCGGTGGTTCAGGTGGTTCTGCCGCAGATCGTGGAGCTGTGGTAGAAGTGGGACGCGTCCACACCACAAGATCAGAGTAGGAAACCATTGCTTGAACTTCGGGCAAAATTGCCCAAGGCAGGCTGTTCCAGAAAGGCCCCTGTCCCTGACACTTCTGAGCGAATACTCCAATGACAAAAAAAGTTTCATTCTCTTCAGCTGAAACTTCAAAAGAAGTTGTTTTCTCTGGTTCATCTGAAGAGGTACAGCAATTCTCTGAACTCGATACGACAATTTCCTGCTGGGAAGATTTTTTTTGTTTCGTGCAACATCCCTCGGTCTGACACACAGATTCAGTTGCCTCTTGCTTCGCTGCAGCAATCACATAAGTCGGAGGTGTGACACGATTTGCCTTGGACCAGGCAACTTTTTCCCTGTTACTGAAACAGCAGCAACTCTTCCAGCACTGTTCCGCAGAGCGACAACCACAAGGTCGATTCTGACAGGGATAAGGCGTCGATAGGTCTTTTTTAAGAGGTGATTTCGAATTGGTTGGCAGGGGAACAAATGAAGCGCACAAAGCAAACAGTACCAGCAGGCTAACCAACCTGCGTACACTGACGTTCCTTTTTAATCCGAGCCAAACAAACATGAATGGACCTCGCGCCGACTGACTTTGACGCTGCAAAAACCCTTTGTTGACTCGCTCTCCACAGATTCAAGACTATCAGGAACCCCTCTCCAAAGCAAGGAAACGCCTGGAAATGACTTCAAATACACTAAGCAATTAAAGAAATCATCGGAGCGAAAATTGATTGCAAGAACGCAAAAGAAATGAATCAGACAACCCAAAAGGCAGGACAGTAACTCAATGTTGAATTCTTATAACGCACCACTACCAGTCAGGATGACACGGATCGTTCGAAACAGGATCTTCAGGTCATTCCAAAAACAGCAGTTTTGTAAGTACATCAAGTCCAGCGAGACTTTTCTGCGAAAGCCTTCCACATTGTTATCGTACCCGTTCACAATTTGAGCCACTCCAGTCAGCCCGGGCTTCAAACCAAGACGATTGAGATAGTTTGGAATTTCTTTGCTCAAACCTTCGATGAATTCCGGACGTTCGGGACGCGGACCGACTAATGTCATTTCCCCTTTGAGTACATTCCAAAGTTGAGGAAGCTCATCCAATCGCGTTTTACGCATGAAGCGTCCCAGCCCTGTGACGCGCGGGTCACCCTTAACGGCAAATTGAGCACCATTCTTTTCGGCATCTACCGTCATCGTGCGGAATTTATACAGAGTGAAAGGCATCCCATAGCCTGTTTCATCACGACGATCAGCATGCGTTCGACGATCAGTGGCAATTCCGACTTCAGACAGATCAAGTTGTTCTTTGCGACGATCAGTTTTCGTTTGATTTCTCAGATTCAGGCCGACTCGGGTCTGCTTGAAAATCGCAGGTCCCGGAGAGCTGAGCTTGACCACGATCACCAGAAACAACAGTAATGGAGACAGCACTATCAGCATGATTGAAGAGACGATGATATCGAGTATTCTTTTGCAAAGTCGAGTTCGCTCGGATAAACAACGGACATCGACTCGTGGTTCATCCAGATCGAGACGAGTCAGCCAATCCGTGGAGCGCCAGACTTCCACATCCATGTACCCTTTGACCAGATCCGATAACTCTCCCTGAGGAATCGCACTTTTAAAGGGCATACTCGATTGGCCTGCTGTCGCTGAACTCATTGGGAAAACGCTTTCATCTGAAACGAACAACCTATGATCAAAAG
This window encodes:
- a CDS encoding 3-keto-disaccharide hydrolase; amino-acid sequence: MFQLSVKSFTTLCLFMSACFCVTQTADLIAEEHCDSDFVSIFNGKSLDGWQGATNGYYAKDGMLISKKESGGNLFTNKEYKNFILRFDFKLEPGANNGIGYHVPLKPKTSPAYAGKEIQILDDTAEKYAKLQNYQYHGSLYGTAPAKRGHLKPVGEWNSQEIMVDGNKLKVTLNGTTIVDFDMTDAKKNGTIDGKEHPGLKRDSGHICLCGHGAKIEFKNMRIKELP
- a CDS encoding Gfo/Idh/MocA family protein — its product is MNSEKKESLSEVTRRSFLQAGSTAAAGLAWTAQSYGSILGANDRIRIGFLGAGGMANAHMNTFNAIREKNNLEAIAVADCWKKRAEEGKEKTGAKHAFSDYQKVLEIKDIDYVTIATPEHWHAQMTIDALDSGKAVYCEKPMTHSIPEAQAVIKKQKATKLPIQVGVQGMSDDSYSSAAKAIEQGVIGQVVQAQIEYVRRYGSQGPWRRPGLKDDEPKPADLNWNAWLGKAPKTDWNPHHYYEWRNYSQYSGGICTDLFIHRITRIMKACNLLYPRRVVGMGGIWQWRDDRNLPDNFEMICEYPRGMTVYVLGTMSNRVGIDHLIRGYRGTLYFTSSGWVAKDKDGKVLAEHKKSGAEDTKLHHTNLQNHLRNGEKLNCPSELGLAGVVAVNMANESWRSGHMMGWDTKNEKMVPANTLNLSHYPENDS
- a CDS encoding PQQ-like beta-propeller repeat protein — protein: MNRNRFKPELTGWQTAILSAGIVCLTCVLCIAEETPFEDSKIQRWPAFQGAGATAIAAESIPLVWSPQENIAWQTEFPGKGQSSPVIWGDRVFVTSIEGAMKNDCHVVALDLATGKLVWDFKTASSQPVRANYFQSRSAPTPVVDARHIYAFFETGNLMALDHAGKKIWSRSLTDDYGEFEVRIGLAASLTQTADTVVVLIDHEGPSYLLAVDKQTGKTKWKTERFSRQSYASPTVLKVNQADHIVCSSSGSIDGYDPTTGKQLWMFEEVGGNRACTPISFGDGKFLISASPGMHDERLADAKKSNFAMQVKRVGEEYQQTILWKTNNAMPSFGSPMVHQGLAYWVNKVGVVYCFDVATGKQVYIKRLRQSCWATPFGLGDRVYFPGKDGLTTVIAAGREFQELAQNELFDGATAAGDADLKRREEAARKPRSTQRSERNSGGRSRTRNGLIFADPVQYGYAAVNGSLVMRTGSKLYCIRKLVPVDRQEKTVKVSSREGDSQ
- a CDS encoding DUF1559 domain-containing protein, with amino-acid sequence MLFPMRGSRRGSRGFTLIELLVVIAIIAILIALLLPAVQQAREAARRAQCKNNLKQIGLAIHNYESAYTVFPGLSSASTYGYSVQARILPFVDQANLQNLIDFEVPLMLGSGGSQSLNPVHTAVAGQVLPLFLCPSEPESPIFQNANTGSAQFAGTNYVVCSGDGIDTNYDTRAQTNGMFFMGSASRFRDLTDGSTNTLILSESLMGNKLDGSGLVSDPQRQMARYRGGGLGAPGEGFTSAPGHNPDIAAAAAAAGNFDGRGRGSWIWGREHMTTFNTYMTPNPQTPDVHRNGYGWFAARSMHVGGVHVGLGDASVRFVSNNIDLNLWRALGTKNGGEVIGEF
- a CDS encoding sugar transferase, translated to MSSATAGQSSMPFKSAIPQGELSDLVKGYMDVEVWRSTDWLTRLDLDEPRVDVRCLSERTRLCKRILDIIVSSIMLIVLSPLLLFLVIVVKLSSPGPAIFKQTRVGLNLRNQTKTDRRKEQLDLSEVGIATDRRTHADRRDETGYGMPFTLYKFRTMTVDAEKNGAQFAVKGDPRVTGLGRFMRKTRLDELPQLWNVLKGEMTLVGPRPERPEFIEGLSKEIPNYLNRLGLKPGLTGVAQIVNGYDNNVEGFRRKVSLDLMYLQNCCFWNDLKILFRTIRVILTGSGAL